A stretch of Geomonas oryzisoli DNA encodes these proteins:
- the extM gene encoding selenite/tellurite reduction operon c-type cytochrome ExtM codes for MKVTDRETYPAPPPGGGRSGGGTQDACGINFPLPGPPPPGAGTVARQPSGWSRVTRQATLLAALFAAGCIGKGAPPENCLSCHAGIEHASATHRDCVACHGGDGKAREKEAAHRGMLGKGNPSAPEHWDKSCGACHLYQLDRVRSNLMYTTTGMIRNIRLTWEGPEDGDYASRGGEVSDPAGKPLRLQPVAELDHLSGELYRKFCAQCHVARESGEVYGASHASGCAACHFPYNDRALYRGGDATVLGRGPYAASHAMERLPGNEVCSRCHNRSGRIAYSYQGLNDGNNSLVPTRFGQPGPVVAGGNRNLTHIAPDVHFAAGMDCIDCHTSRDLMGDGYSYKNMYLQTEIACEDCHGGARPPRYREISGESDEALRESQGYRMQMRQGMKMILTAKGRAYSNVFYRDGAVWVLGKRSGRLFKSRVITGSPEHTVVGHGRMECYSCHSRTVVQCYGCHTSYDKTRSAMDYVKGMPTPGRFSEKEDYRMLYPFPLALNQRGRISTVTPGCQTFVSVVEPDSSLSKNEYVARFKGKQQLRFAPFYSHNTGKKAIGCGECHGNPAFLGFGQHVVAGRNIEGTMICEQSADKPLDGFLTLQEGKVRAYSAITREHSRPLNGVEVRRALAVNLCLVCHDKAADPIYRKELDHRALNDALHRRLIPAP; via the coding sequence ATGAAGGTTACAGACCGAGAAACATACCCAGCTCCTCCCCCCGGAGGGGGGAGGTCGGGAGGGGGGACACAGGATGCGTGCGGGATCAATTTCCCCCTCCCTGGCCCTCCCCCTCCGGGGGCGGGGACCGTAGCGCGGCAGCCATCCGGCTGGTCCAGGGTTACCCGCCAAGCAACTCTGCTGGCTGCCCTTTTCGCTGCCGGGTGTATCGGTAAGGGAGCACCGCCCGAAAACTGCCTCTCCTGCCACGCCGGCATCGAACACGCCTCGGCCACCCACCGCGACTGCGTCGCCTGTCACGGCGGCGACGGCAAGGCCCGGGAGAAAGAGGCGGCGCACCGCGGCATGCTCGGCAAGGGCAACCCCTCGGCGCCCGAGCACTGGGACAAGAGCTGCGGTGCGTGTCACCTGTACCAACTGGACCGGGTGAGGTCGAACCTTATGTACACGACGACGGGCATGATCCGCAACATCCGGCTCACCTGGGAAGGGCCCGAGGATGGGGACTACGCCAGCCGTGGCGGCGAGGTCTCCGATCCCGCCGGTAAGCCGCTGCGGCTCCAGCCGGTGGCGGAGCTTGACCACCTCTCCGGCGAGCTGTACCGCAAGTTCTGCGCTCAGTGTCACGTGGCCCGGGAGAGTGGTGAGGTCTACGGGGCCAGCCACGCCTCGGGGTGCGCCGCCTGCCACTTTCCCTACAACGATCGCGCGCTGTACCGGGGCGGGGACGCCACCGTTCTGGGAAGGGGACCCTACGCGGCCAGCCACGCCATGGAGCGGCTCCCCGGCAACGAGGTCTGTTCCCGTTGCCACAACCGCAGCGGGCGCATCGCCTACTCGTACCAGGGGCTGAACGACGGCAACAACTCGCTGGTGCCGACCCGCTTCGGGCAGCCGGGACCGGTCGTGGCCGGCGGCAACAGGAACCTGACCCACATCGCCCCCGACGTTCACTTCGCCGCCGGGATGGACTGCATCGACTGCCACACCTCGCGCGACCTGATGGGTGACGGCTACTCCTACAAGAACATGTACCTGCAGACCGAGATCGCCTGCGAGGACTGCCACGGCGGGGCGAGGCCACCGCGTTACCGGGAGATCTCCGGCGAAAGCGACGAGGCGCTGCGGGAGTCCCAGGGGTACCGGATGCAGATGCGGCAGGGGATGAAGATGATCCTCACCGCCAAGGGGCGCGCCTACTCCAACGTCTTCTATCGCGACGGCGCGGTGTGGGTGCTGGGCAAGCGCAGCGGCAGGCTCTTCAAAAGCCGGGTGATCACGGGAAGCCCGGAGCATACCGTGGTGGGGCACGGCCGGATGGAATGCTACTCCTGCCACAGCCGCACCGTGGTCCAGTGCTACGGCTGTCACACCAGCTACGACAAGACCCGCTCCGCCATGGACTATGTGAAGGGGATGCCGACGCCGGGTCGCTTCAGCGAGAAGGAAGATTACCGGATGCTCTACCCCTTCCCGCTGGCCCTGAACCAGCGCGGCAGGATCTCCACGGTCACCCCGGGGTGCCAGACCTTCGTGAGCGTGGTGGAGCCGGACAGCAGCCTCTCCAAAAACGAATACGTGGCGCGCTTCAAGGGGAAACAGCAGCTTCGCTTCGCCCCCTTCTACTCGCACAACACCGGCAAGAAGGCGATCGGCTGCGGCGAGTGCCACGGCAACCCCGCCTTCCTCGGATTCGGGCAGCACGTGGTTGCCGGCAGGAACATCGAGGGGACCATGATCTGCGAGCAGTCGGCGGACAAGCCGCTGGACGGCTTTTTGACCCTGCAGGAGGGTAAGGTGCGGGCCTATTCGGCCATAACCCGGGAGCATTCCCGTCCCCTGAACGGCGTCGAGGTGCGGCGCGCCCTGGCGGTGAACCTCTGCCTGGTCTGCCACGACAAGGCCGCCGACCCCATCTATCGAAAGGAGCTGGACCATCGTGCGCTCAATGATGCGCTGCATCGTCGCCTTATCCCTGCTCCTTAG